The Pyrobaculum sp. 3827-6 genome has a segment encoding these proteins:
- a CDS encoding amidophosphoribosyltransferase, protein MCGIGGAWGEGAGGLVRRMAPWLMHRGHEGVGYAYQRGGGVAIGEPPDDAEAALVHTRYSTSGPYGAQLQPVAARYRDLELALVFNGTVVNYKRLGVEAPAFDGEALAKALAREMWERGVEEGVASLYSRIVGAASLIALTPWGILAVRDPRGVRPLAYRHYHGGVAFASEDVAMGGGEEVPPGLAILYGKRLVMWKIPPGEGRLCALEYVYFAHHASTLGGRLVQDVRRALGEALAEGEDAAIDVVTYVPETARTAASAYAAKLGLPLVEAVVKNRFAGRIFITPPHARNPPDAFRVVEELVAGKSVAVVDDSLIRGTNIKTIVRLLREAGARAVHVRIASPPVRWPCFFGMDFQTRRELAAYGRDVEGVRAYIGADTLRYLPLEAFKGVLGPACYACFTGEYPVEIDVQAAEAEAARG, encoded by the coding sequence ATGTGCGGGATAGGCGGGGCCTGGGGGGAGGGGGCGGGGGGCCTGGTGCGGAGGATGGCGCCGTGGCTGATGCACAGGGGCCACGAGGGGGTTGGCTACGCGTATCAGAGGGGCGGGGGCGTGGCGATTGGGGAGCCCCCCGACGACGCCGAGGCCGCCCTGGTCCACACGAGGTACAGCACCTCGGGGCCCTACGGCGCCCAGCTCCAGCCCGTCGCGGCGAGGTACAGAGACCTGGAGCTGGCCCTCGTCTTCAACGGCACGGTGGTGAACTACAAGAGGCTGGGGGTGGAGGCCCCCGCCTTCGACGGCGAAGCGCTGGCCAAAGCCCTGGCTAGAGAGATGTGGGAGAGGGGCGTGGAGGAGGGGGTGGCCAGCCTCTACTCCCGGATTGTGGGAGCCGCGTCGCTCATCGCCCTCACGCCCTGGGGCATCCTCGCCGTGCGCGACCCCAGGGGGGTTAGGCCCCTCGCCTACAGACACTACCACGGCGGGGTGGCCTTCGCGTCCGAGGACGTGGCCATGGGCGGCGGGGAGGAGGTGCCGCCTGGGCTGGCCATCCTCTACGGAAAGAGGCTCGTCATGTGGAAGATCCCGCCGGGGGAGGGCAGGCTCTGCGCTCTTGAGTACGTCTACTTCGCCCACCACGCCTCGACGCTGGGCGGGAGGCTTGTCCAAGACGTGAGGCGGGCCCTCGGCGAGGCCCTGGCGGAGGGCGAGGACGCGGCCATAGACGTGGTGACCTACGTGCCCGAGACCGCGAGGACCGCAGCTTCGGCATACGCCGCGAAGCTGGGGCTCCCGCTGGTGGAGGCCGTCGTCAAGAACAGATTCGCCGGCCGCATCTTCATCACTCCGCCGCACGCCAGAAACCCGCCAGACGCCTTTAGAGTCGTGGAGGAGCTGGTAGCTGGCAAGTCGGTGGCGGTTGTAGACGACTCCCTCATCCGGGGCACCAACATAAAGACAATTGTGAGGTTGCTCCGCGAGGCCGGCGCAAGGGCCGTCCACGTCAGGATCGCCTCCCCGCCGGTTAGGTGGCCGTGTTTCTTCGGCATGGACTTCCAGACGAGGAGAGAGCTGGCGGCCTACGGAAGAGACGTAGAGGGTGTGAGGGCCTACATAGGCGCCGACACCCTCCGCTACCTCCCCCTGGAGGCGTTCAAGGGGGTGCTGGGCCCCGCCTGCTACGCCTGCTTCACCGGTGAGTACCCGGTGGAGATAGACGTCCAAGCCGCCGAGGCGGAGGCGGCTAGGGGGTAA
- a CDS encoding phosphoribosyltransferase family protein produces the protein MSAGLLALYSFGGEVNLYPLVYYGLKAMSNRGDYAVAYIYGGGGLRRVEVDLSREEAVEARGVAAVGCVYTEDCCREAGDGAACVFGRGFKALGEAAGDAAYVGVDRNGALYAYRPPRLWHLAVGAHGFDFAIVATETAAIEVLGGEVRRSLKGGELLKITRLGVEARGGGPPRELCAMEFIYASRLDSEIDGVEVAAARARLAELLAKRVKAPVDVVVGVPDTGLYYAAWVAKAIGAWHVPGFVATTRKRSALLDEVKERISAIQLKANVVRHSVRGRGVLVVDDSLISGLTLRQIAQLLRMRAGAREVHAATAAPPLRRQCPHGVKMPPEEHMIFNHLDHKTVEAALELDSLAYLEEEEVRKAIGTSLCTHCLLRR, from the coding sequence ATGTCGGCGGGGCTTCTAGCGCTGTACAGCTTCGGCGGCGAGGTGAACCTCTACCCCCTAGTCTATTACGGGCTGAAGGCCATGTCGAACAGGGGGGACTACGCCGTGGCCTACATATACGGCGGAGGCGGCTTGAGGAGGGTGGAGGTGGACCTCTCGCGGGAGGAGGCGGTGGAGGCTAGGGGCGTCGCGGCGGTGGGGTGCGTCTACACCGAGGACTGCTGCCGCGAGGCGGGCGACGGCGCGGCCTGCGTCTTCGGCAGAGGGTTCAAGGCCCTGGGCGAGGCGGCGGGCGACGCCGCCTACGTGGGCGTGGACAGAAACGGCGCCCTATACGCCTACAGGCCGCCCCGCCTTTGGCACCTCGCGGTGGGGGCCCACGGCTTCGACTTCGCCATCGTGGCTACAGAAACCGCGGCGATTGAGGTGCTGGGTGGCGAGGTGAGGAGAAGCCTAAAGGGCGGCGAGTTGCTTAAGATCACTAGACTGGGGGTGGAGGCGCGAGGGGGCGGCCCTCCGAGAGAGCTCTGCGCCATGGAGTTTATATACGCCTCGAGGCTGGACAGCGAGATAGACGGCGTGGAGGTGGCCGCGGCCAGGGCGAGGCTTGCGGAGCTACTCGCCAAGCGGGTCAAGGCGCCGGTGGACGTCGTGGTGGGGGTGCCCGACACCGGGCTGTACTACGCGGCGTGGGTGGCTAAGGCGATTGGGGCTTGGCACGTGCCGGGGTTCGTCGCCACTACGAGGAAGAGGAGCGCCCTCCTCGACGAGGTGAAGGAGAGGATCTCTGCCATACAGCTGAAGGCCAACGTGGTTAGGCACTCCGTGAGGGGGAGGGGGGTGCTTGTGGTAGACGACAGCCTCATCAGCGGCCTCACCCTGAGGCAGATAGCCCAGCTCCTCAGGATGAGGGCAGGCGCCAGGGAGGTACACGCCGCTACCGCCGCCCCGCCTCTGAGGAGGCAGTGCCCCCACGGCGTGAAGATGCCCCCGGAGGAGCACATGATTTTCAACCACCTAGATCACAAGACGGTGGAGGCGGCTCTTGAGCTGGACAGCCTGGCCTACCTAGAGGAGGAGGAGGTGAGGAAGGCCATCGGAACGTCGCTGTGCACCCACTGCCTACTGCGGCGTTGA
- the purQ gene encoding phosphoribosylformylglycinamidine synthase I, with amino-acid sequence MRVAVLKFPGTNGDYDVVRALELAGIPGEVVWYRDYRPGIYDAVVLAGGFSYGDRLRAGAVAAASEAVQLLREDVDNGVPVLGICNGFQILTEAGILPGALAPNDPPGFVSKWIPVKVVDRDTPFTFMYEEGEVVYMPVAHAEGRYVPSGPYRAVFKYVENVNGSFDNVAGVARGPVLGLMPHPERAVDPHVSRRGTGGLKLWLSLKKWLRG; translated from the coding sequence ATGAGGGTCGCCGTGTTGAAGTTCCCCGGCACCAACGGGGACTACGACGTGGTGAGGGCGCTGGAGCTGGCGGGGATCCCGGGGGAGGTGGTTTGGTACAGAGACTACAGGCCGGGGATCTACGACGCGGTGGTGCTGGCCGGCGGGTTTAGCTACGGGGATAGGCTGAGGGCCGGCGCCGTGGCCGCCGCCAGCGAGGCTGTCCAGCTCCTCCGGGAGGACGTCGACAACGGGGTGCCGGTCCTCGGGATATGCAACGGCTTCCAGATACTCACAGAGGCCGGCATCCTCCCAGGCGCCCTGGCTCCCAACGACCCGCCGGGCTTCGTCTCCAAGTGGATACCTGTGAAAGTAGTGGACCGGGACACCCCCTTCACCTTTATGTACGAGGAGGGGGAGGTGGTGTACATGCCGGTGGCCCACGCCGAGGGGAGGTACGTGCCCTCCGGCCCCTACCGCGCCGTATTTAAATACGTGGAGAACGTCAACGGCTCCTTCGACAACGTGGCCGGCGTGGCGCGGGGGCCTGTGCTGGGCCTCATGCCCCACCCGGAGCGGGCGGTGGATCCCCACGTCTCCCGGAGGGGGACGGGGGGCCTCAAGCTGTGGCTGAGCCTCAAGAAGTGGCTGAGGGGCTAG
- a CDS encoding bifunctional 5,10-methylenetetrahydrofolate dehydrogenase/5,10-methenyltetrahydrofolate cyclohydrolase: MVTWMRGEELHRRAREWAREHVKRLEEVGVTPKLAVLLLHDDPVELATQRRFVSLKARDVREVGGEVEVYELHEVPPEHRTKEALRLLDSLNKRDDVTGILIQKPLPPYVDEEALFQKLAPEKDVDALTPESKKKLLTRFDLDRDVLPCTPAGILELFRIYGVEVRGMDVVVVGKGELVGKPLAVMLMQLDATVTVLHALSKEREPYVRRADIVISAVGRPPELYRDNPWRLTGDMVKEGAVVVGVGGKVDPATGRWYFDVDEKSVTEKASLLTPNIGGVGLATRARVLKNLIRTTYQVARAAVSSRIVGGP; encoded by the coding sequence ATGGTTACGTGGATGAGGGGAGAGGAGCTACACCGCCGCGCCAGGGAGTGGGCTAGGGAGCACGTGAAGAGGCTGGAGGAGGTGGGCGTCACCCCCAAACTCGCCGTCCTCCTCCTCCACGACGACCCCGTGGAGCTGGCCACCCAGAGGCGCTTCGTGTCGCTGAAGGCTAGAGACGTCAGGGAGGTGGGGGGCGAGGTGGAGGTGTATGAACTACACGAGGTGCCGCCCGAGCACCGCACCAAGGAGGCCCTGCGATTGCTGGACAGTCTAAACAAGAGGGACGACGTGACGGGAATACTCATACAGAAGCCCCTCCCGCCCTACGTCGACGAGGAGGCTCTCTTCCAGAAGCTGGCCCCGGAGAAGGACGTGGACGCCCTGACGCCGGAGAGCAAGAAGAAGTTGCTAACCCGCTTTGACCTCGATAGAGACGTCCTGCCCTGCACCCCTGCGGGCATCCTGGAGCTGTTTAGGATATACGGCGTGGAGGTGAGGGGGATGGACGTGGTGGTTGTGGGGAAGGGGGAGCTGGTGGGGAAGCCCCTCGCCGTGATGCTCATGCAACTAGACGCCACGGTGACGGTGCTCCACGCCCTCTCCAAGGAGAGGGAGCCCTACGTGAGGCGGGCGGATATCGTGATCTCCGCCGTGGGGAGGCCGCCGGAGCTCTACCGCGACAACCCCTGGCGCCTCACCGGCGACATGGTGAAGGAGGGGGCCGTGGTAGTGGGCGTAGGCGGAAAGGTAGACCCAGCCACGGGGAGGTGGTACTTCGACGTAGACGAGAAGTCTGTGACTGAGAAGGCCTCCCTCCTAACCCCCAACATAGGGGGCGTGGGCCTCGCCACCAGGGCCAGGGTGTTGAAAAACCTCATAAGAACCACCTACCAGGTGGCCAGGGCCGCGGTGTCTTCTAGAATCGTCGGGGGGCCGTGA
- the purL gene encoding phosphoribosylformylglycinamidine synthase subunit PurL: MALSPHELEAIRRGLGREPTESELALFRSHWSEHCSYKSTRMWLRRLPSKAPWVVRGPGTDAPLVEIAEGLYVAFKIESHNHPSAVDPYNGAATGVGGIIRDILTVGAKPIGLLVNLHFGPLDHPHARWIAANVVKGISDYGNRVGVPVVGGETWFDPDFTYTPIVLATCIGVVERGGVPPGGVAAGDLIVVAGLGADKSGLGGSAFASKTLGGESEEDLGAVQVADPLMGKKLIDLVQEARRCVKYIKDLGGGGLATALAELAEWFGLGVEADLDKIHMWDREMGPVEVLTSETQERLVFVMSPGQYKCFKELAERYEVPHSVIGRFAEGGELVLRWRGEPVAKVPTWLAAKAPETTWPQRSYDPPPLPHVPEPPLAKAVDAVLSSPNVASKEAIYTRFDFDVGVRTAVKPGEGDAAVLKIYERGSLGLVVKGDANPRYAYLSPRLGAANAFVKAYRNVAVVGGVAKAAVDSINVGSPQRPEVYWQFVEAVEGLREAAEGLGVPIVGGKVSLYNEYGGRPIKPVVAVVVLGVLEDVGLANKAAWRDGDGVYIWGVTRGEVGGSEYLYRVHGVVAGTPPSIDYATERELAGVVRRWLGRLSGAKDVGVGGLAATLAKMAVNSGVGADVDVCRAPAETSRLDFLLFSESNGRFVAAGEEGPGVRIGAAGGDRLVLRCGSSKIYERGVEELARIMKLEL; the protein is encoded by the coding sequence ATGGCCCTGTCTCCCCACGAGCTGGAGGCTATTAGGAGGGGCTTGGGCAGGGAGCCGACCGAGTCGGAGCTGGCACTTTTCCGCTCCCACTGGTCTGAGCACTGTTCGTACAAGTCGACGCGGATGTGGCTCAGGAGGCTACCCTCGAAGGCGCCGTGGGTGGTGAGGGGGCCCGGCACAGACGCGCCGCTTGTGGAGATCGCCGAGGGGCTCTACGTCGCGTTTAAGATAGAGTCCCACAACCACCCAAGCGCTGTCGACCCCTACAACGGCGCCGCCACAGGTGTGGGCGGCATAATAAGGGACATCTTGACGGTGGGGGCTAAGCCAATCGGGCTGTTGGTTAACCTCCACTTCGGCCCCCTCGATCACCCCCACGCCAGGTGGATAGCCGCTAATGTAGTCAAGGGGATTTCTGACTACGGCAACAGGGTGGGGGTCCCCGTGGTCGGGGGGGAGACGTGGTTCGACCCCGACTTCACCTACACCCCCATTGTCCTTGCCACGTGTATAGGCGTAGTGGAAAGGGGAGGGGTCCCCCCGGGCGGTGTGGCCGCGGGGGACTTAATCGTAGTGGCGGGCCTCGGGGCCGACAAAAGCGGCCTTGGGGGCTCGGCCTTCGCCAGCAAGACGCTCGGCGGCGAGTCTGAGGAAGACCTCGGCGCGGTGCAGGTGGCCGACCCGCTGATGGGGAAGAAGCTGATCGATCTTGTCCAGGAGGCGCGGCGGTGCGTTAAGTACATTAAGGACCTCGGCGGGGGAGGCCTAGCCACGGCACTCGCCGAGCTGGCGGAGTGGTTTGGCCTGGGGGTGGAGGCGGACCTCGACAAAATACATATGTGGGACCGGGAGATGGGGCCAGTGGAGGTGCTCACAAGCGAGACCCAGGAGAGGCTTGTCTTCGTCATGTCCCCCGGGCAGTACAAATGCTTCAAGGAGCTGGCCGAGAGGTACGAGGTGCCTCATTCAGTCATAGGACGCTTCGCCGAGGGCGGGGAGCTGGTGCTGAGGTGGAGGGGGGAGCCCGTGGCGAAGGTCCCCACGTGGCTGGCGGCCAAGGCCCCGGAGACCACCTGGCCGCAGAGGAGCTACGACCCGCCCCCGTTGCCCCACGTCCCGGAGCCCCCCCTGGCCAAGGCCGTCGACGCCGTGCTGTCGTCGCCCAACGTGGCCTCCAAGGAGGCTATATACACCAGGTTCGACTTCGACGTAGGGGTGAGGACCGCCGTGAAGCCCGGGGAGGGGGACGCCGCAGTTTTGAAGATATACGAGAGGGGGTCGCTTGGGCTTGTGGTTAAGGGCGACGCCAACCCCCGCTACGCCTACCTCTCACCCCGCCTCGGCGCCGCCAACGCCTTCGTAAAGGCGTATAGAAACGTGGCGGTGGTGGGCGGCGTGGCCAAGGCGGCTGTGGACTCTATAAACGTGGGGAGCCCCCAGAGGCCCGAGGTCTACTGGCAGTTTGTGGAGGCAGTGGAGGGGCTGAGGGAGGCGGCGGAGGGCCTCGGCGTCCCCATTGTGGGGGGCAAGGTGAGCCTCTACAACGAGTACGGGGGGAGGCCCATCAAGCCTGTGGTGGCCGTCGTGGTGCTGGGGGTGCTGGAGGACGTGGGGCTGGCCAACAAAGCCGCGTGGCGGGACGGCGACGGGGTCTACATCTGGGGGGTCACGAGGGGCGAGGTGGGGGGTAGCGAGTATCTGTACAGAGTCCACGGCGTCGTGGCGGGGACGCCCCCGTCTATTGACTACGCCACCGAGAGGGAGCTGGCGGGGGTCGTCAGGAGGTGGCTTGGCCGCCTCTCGGGGGCTAAGGACGTCGGCGTGGGGGGCCTGGCGGCGACTTTGGCTAAGATGGCTGTGAACAGCGGCGTGGGGGCCGACGTGGACGTCTGCAGAGCCCCGGCCGAGACGTCCCGGCTGGACTTCCTCCTATTCAGCGAGTCCAATGGGCGGTTCGTCGCCGCGGGGGAGGAGGGCCCCGGCGTGAGGATCGGCGCCGCCGGCGGCGACAGGCTTGTGCTTAGATGCGGCTCCTCGAAAATATACGAGAGGGGGGTGGAGGAGCTTGCCCGCATCATGAAGCTGGAGCTGTGA
- a CDS encoding AIR synthase-related protein gives MRYRDAGVDLDKQRRLHQLAAGLLGGGVGSYVRWLGLGGVEVALHVDGVGTKTIWLAEAGRLEVAGWDCLAVNINDVVCDGFRAAAAVDYVAVAPGMEEAASAVLRGLREAAGRAGVVILGGETAILPDLVKGVDVVCTVMAVREAAPRRPEPGDYIVGLESTGPHANGYSLLRRLFRLDEHICGSRAADVLLQPVALYDGLLTLMKEGLVKSAAHITGGGFAKLKRALHGLGAEIELGSLPCWAKEVLRRGVPREEAYRVFNMGVGMALVTDAPRDLVRRAEDLGYAARVIGRVKEGGLVAVDGVAF, from the coding sequence GTGAGGTACAGAGACGCAGGCGTCGACCTAGACAAGCAGAGGAGGCTCCACCAGCTAGCCGCCGGCCTCCTCGGCGGCGGCGTGGGGTCTTACGTGCGGTGGCTGGGGCTGGGCGGCGTGGAGGTGGCCCTCCACGTAGACGGCGTGGGGACAAAGACAATTTGGCTGGCGGAGGCGGGGAGGCTGGAGGTAGCCGGCTGGGACTGCCTAGCGGTGAATATAAACGACGTGGTGTGCGACGGCTTTAGGGCGGCGGCCGCCGTGGACTACGTCGCGGTGGCCCCCGGCATGGAGGAAGCGGCCTCCGCGGTGCTGAGAGGCCTCAGAGAGGCGGCGGGGCGGGCCGGCGTGGTTATCCTCGGCGGGGAGACCGCCATACTGCCCGACCTGGTAAAGGGCGTCGACGTGGTGTGCACAGTCATGGCGGTGAGGGAGGCGGCGCCGAGGCGCCCCGAGCCGGGGGACTACATAGTGGGGCTGGAGTCCACGGGGCCCCACGCCAACGGGTACAGCCTACTGCGGAGGCTGTTTAGGCTGGATGAGCACATCTGCGGAAGCCGCGCCGCCGACGTCCTGCTACAGCCTGTGGCTCTCTACGACGGCCTCTTGACGTTGATGAAGGAGGGGCTTGTAAAGTCCGCGGCTCACATAACGGGGGGCGGCTTCGCCAAGCTGAAGAGGGCCCTCCACGGCCTGGGCGCCGAGATTGAGCTCGGAAGCTTACCTTGCTGGGCTAAGGAGGTGTTGAGGCGCGGCGTGCCCCGGGAGGAGGCCTACAGGGTGTTCAACATGGGGGTGGGGATGGCCCTCGTAACGGACGCACCCCGCGACTTGGTGCGCCGCGCGGAGGATCTTGGCTACGCGGCGCGGGTCATAGGCAGAGTCAAAGAGGGCGGTCTCGTGGCGGTGGATGGGGTGGCGTTCTAG
- a CDS encoding phosphoribosylaminoimidazolesuccinocarboxamide synthase, which produces MELVYEGKSKRVWRVGGLYHLEFKDEVTAGDGAVKAAAPGKGALAAELSAVLFAHLAARGVATHFVEYKPPNVLVAVPAEVAPVEVVVRFKAYGSQLKRMPRLKPLQLLSKPLVEFHLKDDALHDPLIYPQDAVEADLLTWEELARVEAASLRAAEALRELYGAAGCDLLDVKFEFGRTPRGLVLVDEISGDTFRVLCRGEHLDKEYFRKTRDVEGLLRRYRELLEITKAALGRAGGGAARQ; this is translated from the coding sequence GTGGAGCTTGTGTACGAGGGGAAGAGCAAGCGGGTTTGGAGGGTGGGCGGCCTCTACCACCTAGAGTTTAAGGACGAGGTTACAGCCGGCGACGGGGCGGTGAAGGCGGCGGCCCCGGGGAAGGGGGCGCTGGCGGCTGAGTTGTCGGCGGTCCTCTTCGCGCACCTCGCCGCCCGCGGCGTCGCCACCCACTTCGTGGAGTACAAGCCGCCTAACGTCCTCGTGGCGGTGCCCGCCGAGGTGGCGCCGGTGGAGGTGGTGGTGCGCTTCAAGGCGTATGGAAGCCAGCTCAAGAGGATGCCTAGGCTCAAGCCCCTCCAGCTCCTGTCGAAGCCGCTTGTGGAGTTTCATCTAAAAGACGATGCGCTTCACGACCCGCTTATATACCCCCAAGACGCTGTGGAGGCGGACCTCTTGACTTGGGAGGAGCTGGCCCGGGTGGAGGCGGCGTCTCTAAGGGCAGCGGAGGCGCTTAGGGAGCTGTACGGCGCCGCGGGATGCGACCTCCTAGACGTCAAATTTGAATTCGGCAGAACCCCCCGGGGCCTCGTCCTAGTCGACGAGATCTCCGGCGACACCTTTAGAGTCCTCTGCAGAGGGGAGCACCTAGACAAGGAGTACTTCCGTAAGACGAGAGACGTGGAGGGCCTCTTGAGGCGCTACAGAGAGCTGTTAGAAATTACGAAAGCCGCCCTGGGGCGGGCCGGCGGCGGGGCAGCTCGCCAGTAG
- a CDS encoding phosphoribosylglycinamide formyltransferase yields the protein MKLGVLASWRGTNFKAILDHIQLGVLRGVEPVVLIYSDENAPVREIARKYGVEAHFVRHKGVSRPEREAAMAELLRRHGVDVVALAGYDYILSYGFISQFKLVLNIHPSLLPFAGGKGMYGMRVHMEVYRAGVRVTGPTVHVVDESVDGGPVVDQWPVYIGDVYSLPLSRDEKIQIIADRVLIFEHRLYSRVLQAVADGLLELYEESVKVPVVVEESGRLRVEEAEQRVKRAVLRVWDGWLKEWHERQRVYVEHQLKEWGGKALDLILPPWLRG from the coding sequence ATGAAGCTGGGGGTTTTGGCGTCGTGGAGGGGTACCAACTTCAAGGCTATCCTCGACCACATCCAGCTCGGGGTGTTGCGGGGGGTGGAGCCAGTGGTGCTGATCTACAGCGACGAGAACGCCCCCGTAAGAGAAATAGCGAGGAAATACGGCGTCGAGGCCCACTTCGTCAGGCACAAGGGAGTCTCCCGGCCGGAGAGAGAGGCGGCCATGGCGGAGTTGCTGAGGCGCCACGGCGTCGACGTGGTGGCGTTGGCGGGGTACGACTACATACTCAGCTACGGCTTCATTTCCCAGTTCAAGCTTGTGCTCAACATCCACCCGTCCCTCCTCCCCTTTGCGGGCGGCAAGGGGATGTACGGCATGCGCGTCCACATGGAAGTGTACAGAGCTGGGGTGAGGGTGACCGGCCCCACTGTGCACGTCGTGGACGAGTCTGTGGACGGCGGCCCCGTTGTAGATCAGTGGCCTGTTTACATAGGCGACGTGTACAGCCTACCCCTCAGCCGCGACGAGAAGATCCAAATCATTGCAGACCGCGTGTTGATTTTTGAACACAGGCTCTACTCCAGAGTTCTGCAGGCGGTGGCAGACGGCCTCCTGGAGCTCTACGAAGAGTCCGTCAAGGTGCCGGTGGTTGTGGAGGAGAGCGGGAGGCTTAGGGTGGAGGAGGCGGAGCAGAGGGTAAAGAGGGCGGTGCTCAGGGTGTGGGACGGCTGGCTTAAGGAGTGGCACGAGAGACAGAGGGTCTACGTGGAGCACCAGCTCAAGGAGTGGGGCGGCAAGGCCCTAGACCTCATCTTGCCGCCATGGTTACGTGGATGA
- a CDS encoding phosphoribosylformylglycinamidine synthase subunit PurS — protein sequence MRYAVYINVAYKPSLRDPEGETISRDLLARLGFGVEVRSGKCLVLYIEADSPDAAREAALKIAREARLGNPNVHVIEVVRVEGG from the coding sequence ATGCGATATGCCGTGTATATAAACGTGGCGTATAAGCCCTCTCTGAGAGATCCAGAGGGCGAGACGATTTCCCGCGACCTCCTGGCCAGGCTGGGCTTCGGGGTGGAGGTGAGGTCTGGGAAGTGCCTCGTCTTGTACATAGAGGCGGATTCGCCTGATGCGGCCCGCGAAGCCGCTTTGAAGATAGCAAGAGAGGCGAGGCTAGGGAACCCCAACGTCCACGTTATCGAGGTGGTGAGGGTGGAGGGGGGATGA
- the purD gene encoding phosphoribosylamine--glycine ligase: MDRVLVVGDGAREHAIAWALSRSGVRIYAAMGHVNPGIALLAKRSGGFYRLGSVTDPKFVVGVAEEASPDLVVVGPEEPLFAGVADALRERGFLTLGAPARAAVVEQRKDVARHLQWKYKIPGRLVYHVTPDPREAYLFAKALGSAAIKPVRQAGGKGVRVVYGEAKYLEDALGEIAARGAEEAKSQLSAYRDVPQLVLVEEGVWGVEYTVQVLTDGESVFPFPPVQDNPHAYELGLGPECGGMGTVSPLPFLEEAEVEEAVAAVEATVKAVEREFGVRYAGVLSGQMMLTAMGPVVIEYYSRFGDPEALNALYLYDGDVYELFRRAAEGKLHGAERRFKSEYTVVKAVAPVGYPLDREAARGRRFDIDWALVDRVGCHVFFGSAAPSEAGGYVTLGSRAVEILAAGATVEEAYAKAEKCAAAVRGEGLFYRRDIASPEYMAAMARKAEVVRSVYKWRRRLGTPGERLVWEPGRGLVRLG, translated from the coding sequence ATGGACCGGGTGTTGGTTGTTGGCGACGGGGCGAGGGAGCACGCCATCGCCTGGGCTCTTTCCAGGAGCGGCGTGAGGATATACGCGGCTATGGGGCACGTCAACCCCGGGATCGCCCTGCTGGCGAAGAGGAGCGGCGGCTTCTACAGACTGGGGAGCGTCACAGATCCTAAATTCGTCGTGGGGGTGGCGGAGGAGGCCTCGCCCGACTTGGTGGTGGTGGGGCCCGAGGAGCCTCTCTTCGCCGGGGTGGCCGACGCGTTGCGGGAGAGAGGTTTCCTAACCCTCGGCGCCCCGGCTAGGGCGGCTGTGGTGGAGCAGAGGAAGGACGTGGCGAGGCATCTCCAGTGGAAGTACAAAATACCGGGGAGGCTTGTTTACCACGTCACCCCCGATCCTAGGGAGGCCTACCTCTTCGCCAAGGCCCTGGGCTCCGCGGCCATTAAGCCCGTGAGGCAGGCGGGGGGTAAGGGGGTTAGGGTGGTGTACGGAGAGGCTAAGTATCTGGAGGACGCGCTGGGGGAGATAGCGGCGCGGGGCGCCGAGGAGGCTAAGAGCCAGCTCTCCGCCTATAGAGACGTGCCTCAGCTGGTGCTTGTTGAGGAGGGTGTCTGGGGGGTGGAGTACACGGTGCAGGTGTTGACGGATGGGGAGTCTGTGTTCCCCTTCCCCCCGGTGCAGGACAACCCCCACGCCTACGAGCTCGGCCTCGGCCCTGAGTGCGGCGGCATGGGCACCGTGTCCCCCCTCCCCTTCCTAGAGGAGGCGGAAGTGGAGGAGGCGGTCGCGGCCGTGGAGGCCACGGTAAAGGCCGTGGAGAGGGAATTCGGCGTGAGGTACGCCGGGGTGCTGAGCGGCCAGATGATGCTCACAGCCATGGGCCCTGTGGTGATTGAGTACTACAGCAGGTTTGGAGACCCCGAGGCGCTGAACGCCCTCTACCTCTACGACGGCGACGTCTACGAACTCTTTAGGAGAGCCGCCGAGGGGAAGCTACACGGCGCCGAGCGGCGCTTCAAGAGCGAGTATACGGTGGTGAAGGCGGTGGCCCCCGTGGGGTACCCACTGGACAGAGAGGCGGCTAGGGGGAGGCGGTTCGACATCGACTGGGCCCTGGTGGATAGGGTTGGGTGCCACGTGTTCTTCGGCTCCGCGGCCCCCAGCGAGGCGGGGGGCTACGTCACCCTCGGCTCGAGGGCTGTAGAGATACTCGCCGCCGGCGCCACGGTGGAGGAGGCCTACGCCAAGGCAGAGAAGTGCGCCGCCGCGGTGAGAGGCGAGGGGCTTTTCTACAGGAGGGACATCGCATCGCCCGAGTACATGGCCGCCATGGCTAGGAAGGCGGAGGTCGTCAGATCTGTCTATAAGTGGAGGCGGAGGCTGGGCACCCCCGGGGAGAGGCTGGTCTGGGAGCCGGGGAGGGGTCTGGTGAGGCTGGGGTGA